From Erigeron canadensis isolate Cc75 chromosome 8, C_canadensis_v1, whole genome shotgun sequence, one genomic window encodes:
- the LOC122580642 gene encoding uncharacterized protein LOC122580642, producing MRVLCPNVDREDALETILDVPIPEEMFTSMGNSVALRWQNMATWMRAQTLDKWSSPVIANSYNELTFLLYIVGCPLLPLQIQLDNSSARSISNSSIEASTAKYIVQQYMAAIGGQPALNSVQSLCAIGEVKISASDFHQGDETVKARSKEETGGFVLWQKNPNLWCIELLVSGCKVISGSNGKISWRQSSNQLKPMTKGPPRPLRRFLQGLDPRSTGDLFLQAVCIGEKIINDEECFILKLDTSQSDLEAQADPKYEIIHHTIWGYFSQRSGLLVKFEDSRLLTVNSEDGEGIFWETSTETVIEDYKYVDGVNIAHRGKTSVTIFRYGEQSSNHKRELEEKWKIEEVHFNVWGLNKDFFTPPPEFTEER from the exons ATGAGGGTACTCTGTCCAAATGTTGATAGAGAAGACGCATTGGAAACCATTCTTGATGTACCGATACCGGAAGAGATGTTTACGAGCATGGGAAATAGTGTCGCTCTACGATGGCAAAACATGGCTACATGGATGAGGGCACAAACGTTGGACAAATGGTCGTCACCCGTCATAGCTAATAGTTATAACGAGCTTACgtttttgctttatatagtCGGGTGTCCACTTCTTCCCCTTCAGATCCAACTAGACAATTCAAGCGCACGTTCCATTAGTAATTCTTCTATC GAAGCATCAACTGCGAAATATATAGTGCAACAGTACATGGCTGCAATAGGGGGACAGCCAGCTTTAAACTCGGTACAAAGTTTGTGTGCTATCGGTGAAGTGAAGATCAGTGCATCAGATTTTCATCAAGGAGATGAAACCGTGAAAGCAAGAAGCAAAGAAGAGACAGGAGGATTTGTTCTTTGGCAAAAGAATCCAAATTTATGGTGTATAGAGCTACTAGTTTCCGGTTGCAAAGTTATTTCTGGAAGTAATGGCAAGATTTCTTGGAGACAATCTTCAAACCAATTAAAACCTATGACCAAAGGTCCTCCTCGTCCTCTTCGTCGATTTCTTCAG GGTTTGGACCCAAGATCAACAGGAGATTTGTTTCTTCAAGCAGTATGCATAGGAGAAAAGATCATAAACGACGAGGAATGCTTTATACTAAAGCTTGATACAAGCCAATCTGATCTAGAGGCACAAGCAGACCCAAAATATGAGATCATACATCACACAATCTGGGGTTACTTTAGTCAAAGATCAGGTCTTCTAGTTAAGTTTGAGGACTCAAGATTGTTAACTGTGAATAGTGAAGATGGGGAAGGCATTTTCTGGGAAACCAGCACAGAAACAGTGATCGAGGATTATAAGTATGTCGATGGTGTTAACATCGCACATCGTGGCAAAACTTCCGTAACGATTTTTAGATACGGAGAACAGTCATCAAATCATAAAAGAGAACTTGAAGAAAAATGGAAGATTGAAGAGGTTCACTTTAATGTTTGGGGATTGAATAAAGATTTCTTTACACCTCCTCCCGAGTTCACAGAAGAGAGGTAA
- the LOC122579524 gene encoding probable polyol transporter 6, translating to MEEGKGIEDGKINKFSCACAIVASMISIIFGYETGVMSGAMIFIKDDLKINDTQIQVLAGIINFCALIGALCAGRTADYIGRRYTISLASTIFLCGSLLMGFAPNYAVLLTGRCVAGIGVGFALVIAPVYSAEISATSTRGILASLPEIGISLGILSGYISNYFCGKLALNIGWRVMFIIATIPSIALALGILKMPESPRWLVMRGHLRDAKQVLLEVSHTKEEAQSRLQDIKLAAGIDLNCNDDHVTLKQQTRGKGVWKELLLRPTPPVRWMLLAAIGIHFFEHATGIEAVILYSPRIFKKAGVKSKDKLLLATIGVGVTKTIFITISTFFIDKAGRRKLLLTSVGGMIVALLGLGMALTIVNQAHDQKVVWALWLSIATCYLYVMFFSLGLAPVTWVYSSEIFPLKLRAQGAGIGVAVNRATNATVSMTFLSMSNAITIGGAFFLFAGMSVLAWIFFFFFLPETKGKSLEEMEQVFTRGKKSGNVDIELQTENHVSRLTI from the exons ATGGAAGAAGGAAAAGGAATAGAAGATGGAAAGATAAATAAGTTTTCGTGCGCTTGTGCCATTGTTGCTTCTATGATATCTATCATCTTTGGTTATG AAACGGGCGTTATGAGCGGAGCCATGATCTTTATCAAAGATGATCTCAAAATCAACGACACACAAATCCAAGTCCTAGCCGGAATCATCAACTTTTGTGCTCTAATAGGCGCTCTATGCGCCGGTAGAACCGCCGATTACATAGGTCGTCGCTACACCATAAGCCTAGCCTCCACCATCTTCCTTTGTGGATCCTTACTAATGGGCTTTGCACCAAACTATGCAGTCTTATTGACGGGCCGATGTGTAGCCGGTATTGGAGTAGGATTTGCACTTGTTATTGCTCCGGTTTACTCAGCCGAGATTTCAGCTACTAGTACTAGGGGAATCCTAGCTTCATTACCCGAAATTGGGATTAGTTTGGGTATTTTATCAGGATATATATCAAACTACTTTTGTGGAAAACTAGCTTTGAACATTGGTTGGAGGGTAATGTTCATAATTGCCACCATTCCTTCTATAGCATTAGCTTTAGGCATTTTAAAAATGCCAGAATCCCCAAGATGGCTCGTCATGCGGGGCCATCTTAGGGATGCAAAACAGGTTTTGTTAGAAGTGTCACACACTAAAGAAGAAGCTCAATCCCGACTCCAAGACATCAAACTAGCAGCCGGGATAGACCTTAATTGTAATGATGATCATGTCACACTCAAGCAACAAACACGTGGCAAAGGTGTATGGAAAGAGTTACTCCTAAGACCAACTCCACCGGTCCGATGGATGCTACTAGCTGCCATTGGTATTCATTTTTTCGAGCATGCAACTGGGATCGAAGCTGTAATTTTGTATAGCCCACGGATCTTCAAGAAAGCCGGTGTTAAATCTAAGGACAAGCTCTTGTTAGCTACAATAGGAGTCGGGGTCACGAAAACCATTTTCATAACCATATCCACTTTCTTTATTGATAAAGCTGGAAGGCGAAAACTTCTATTGACGAGTGTTGGAGGAATGATAGTTGCCCTACTAGGACTAGGAATGGCTTTAACCATTGTGAACCAAGCTCATGACCAAAAGGTAGTTTGGGCACTTTGGTTAAGTATAGCTACATGTTATTTATATGTCATGTTTTTCTCACTTGGGCTTGCACCAGTAACATGGGTTTATAGCTCTGAAATATTTCCTTTAAAGTTAAGAGCACAAGGAGCAGGTATTGGGGTGGCTGTAAATAGGGCTACTAATGCAACTGTGTCAATGACATTTCTGTCGATGAGCAACGCAATTACTATCGGCGGGGCGTTTTTCTTGTTTGCTGGCATGTCTGTTTTGGCTtggatcttcttcttctttttcttgccCGAGACTAAAGGGAAGTCACTTGAAGAGATGGAGCAGGTTTTCACAAGAGGAAAAAAATCAGGAAATGTAGATATTGAATTGCAGACTGAAAACCATGTTAGCAGACTGACAATATAA